A DNA window from Anas acuta chromosome 4, bAnaAcu1.1, whole genome shotgun sequence contains the following coding sequences:
- the CCNI gene encoding cyclin-I, with translation MKFSGPLESQRLSLLLETAISREAQMWKAHVPKIQPNQDVAISPKQRDEVIQWLAKLKYQFHLYPETLALAISLLDRFLAVVKARPKYLNCIAISCFFLAAKTIEEDERIPVLKVLARDSFCGCSPAEIRRMEKIILDKLNWDLHMATPLDFLHIFHAVAVSSRPQLLTILRKLSPSQHVAVLTKQLLHCMACYQLLQFKGSMLALAIVSLELEKLLPDWLALIIELLQKAQMDSSQLIHCRELVAHHLSTPQSSLLPNPVYVYSPLQHTLVTCNRGAFKCQPSSVPGPGFSKDNGRPEVPVTATAALYQRLPAPSGCKQASAKRKVEEMEVDDFYDGIKRLYNEDTAPEVVALENMGSVCSADVSRQEGSVSPCPPLQPVSVM, from the exons GATGTAGCCATTTCTCCAAAGCAGAGGGATGAGGTCATTCAGTGGCTGGCCAAGCTCAAATACCAGTTCCACCTTTATCCAGAAACGCTCGCCCTGGCCATCAGCCTTTTGGACAGGTTTTTAGCTGTGGTAAAG GCCCGTCCAAAGTACCTGAACTGTATTGCAATcagctgcttcttccttgcTGCAAAGACCATTGAGGAAGAtgag AGGATTCCAGTACTGAAGGTGTTGGCTCGGGATAGCTTCTGTGGTTGTTCTCCAGCTGAAATTCGCAGaatggagaagattatcctgGATAAACTGAACTGGGATCTTCACATGGCAACGCCACTGGATTTCCTTCACATT TTCCACGCGGTTGCGGTGTCCAGCAGGCCTCAGCTTCTGACCATCCTCCGCAAGCTGAGCCCCTCTCAGCACGTGGCGGTGCTcaccaagcagctgctgcactgcaTGGCCTGCTACCAGCTGCTGCAGTTCAAGGGCTCCATGCTGGCGCTGGCCATCGTCAGCctggagctggagaagctgctCCCTGACTGGCTGGCTCTCATCATCGAGCTGCTCCAGAAGGCACAG ATGGACAGCTCACAGCTGATCCACTGCCGGGAGCTGGTGGCACATCACCTTTCCACTCCGCAGTCTTCTCTGCTGCCCAATCCTGTATATGTCTACAGTCCCCTCCAGCACACCCTGGTGACCTGTAACAGAGGAGCGTTCAAATGCCAGCCCTCCTCTGTCCCAGGGCCAGGTTTCTCCAAGGACAACGGCAGGCCAGAAGTGCCAGTCACAGCTACAGCCGCGCTCTACCAGCGTCTGCCAGCTCCCAGCGGTTGCAAGCAAGCCTCTGCCAAGCGCAAAGTGGAGGAGATGGAAGTGGATGACTTCTACGACGGTATCAAGCGCCTCTACAACGAAGACACTGCTCCGGAGGTAGTGGCTCTTGAAAACATGGGCTCTGTTTGTAGCGCTGATGTCTCgaggcaggagggcagcgtTTCCCCTTGTCCGCCTCTACAGCCAGTGTCTGTGATGTAG